Part of the Methanobacterium sp. Maddingley MBC34 genome, TATTCCAATTTTTCTTACCTTCCTGGAATGTGCAAATTTTAAGTAAATTGTGGATCATATTGTTAACCATAAAAAAAAGCACGGATTCAAAATTGAATTGAATTCAGGGGATAATGGTTTTAAGGGGTGAAATAATGCCTGTTTTTCTAAAAGAAGAAGATATATCCCTGGTTCTCTGTGGTGAGGCAGGGCAGGGAATCCAGACAGTAGAGGCAATACTGGCCCAGGCTGTAAAACAAAGCGGATACAACATTTTCTCAACCAAAGAATACATGTCAAGGGTTAGAGGGGGTCAAAACTCCACTGAAATAAGAGTATCATCTCATAGGGTTGCCTCCTATGTGGATCGAATTGACATCCTACTGGCACTAAGTTCTGGGGCAGTAAATCACCTCAAGGACAGAATTTCATCTGATACTCTGATTATAGGAGATCCAGAGCACCTTAAATCAGTGAAGGATAATAAAATTTTTGATTCTGTTTCTGGACCTAATTTTATAGAGATCCCACTTATGGAAACTGCCCAGGAGATGGGAGGGCCGATATTTGCCAATGTAATTGCAGCTGGGGTTCTGTCCTGTCTGTTGAATATTCCTCAGGAAATATTTGACGGTCTCATCAGTGACATGTTCACCAGGAAAGGTCAGGAAATACTTCAAAAAGACTTAAAAGCTGGTGAAGCAGGTTACAATATTGGTAAAAGTTTAATGGAATCTGAAACAGAGGAATCTAAAACAGACGCAATCCACCTTTCATTACAGGGAGAGTCCTCAGTACGTGATGAACTCCTGATAAATGGTATTGATGCAGTTGGTTTTGGATGCCTTGCCGGAGAATGCCGATTCATGTCATCCTATCCCATGACTCCATCCACTCCGCTGCAGAACTTCCTGGCAGGTAATGCACATGAATTTGAACTGATATATGAACAGGCAGAGGATGAAATAGCAGCCATCAACATGGCGCTGGGAGCCTCCTACGCTGGAGCCAGGAGCATTGTCGCCACATCAGGAAGTGGATTTGCCCTGATGGAAGAGGGAGTGGGCCTGGCAGGAATGATAGAAACACCCATAGTCATATACCTTGGCCAGAGACCAGGACCTGCAGTGGGACTACCCACCCGTACCAGCCAGGAAGACCTGAACCTGGCACTCTACTCTGGGCCAGGAGAATTCCCACGGATAATATTTGCCCCTGGAAAACTGGAAGATGCATTCACCCTCACACATCACGCTTTCAACATGGCTGAGAAGTACCAGATACCAGTTTTCATTCTATCGGATCAGTACTTCGCAGATTGCTACTACAACATAACCTCCCTTCCTCTCGAAGAGGTGGAAACTGAGAATTATTTGGTTAAAACCACTCCTGAATACAAAAGATACCTAATTACTCATGATGGGGTTACTCCACGGGGAATACCAGGATATGGTGATGGACTGGTAATTGCAGATTCAGATGAGCATGATGAAGAAGGTCATATCACCGAAGACCTTAAAATAAGGACACAGATGGTTGATAAAAGATTACAAAAGATGGAACAGATTACAAAAGATGCAGTTGCCCCGGAACTGGTTGGAGGAGATGATTACCATAGCCTGATCATTGGATGGGGTTCCACCTACTGGCCCATCAGGGAAGCTCTGGAAAATATTAGCAGGAATCATCCTGATGAAAAAATTGGTTTTCTCCATTTCAAACAAGTGTATCCATTCCATAAATCAGTGGAGGGTTACCTTGAAAAAGCAGATGATGTTATCATTCTAGAGAACAATGCCCAGGGACAGCTGGCCAACCTCATAAAACTGGAAACAGGATTTGAAATACAGGAAAAATTCTTAAAATATGATGGAATGCCTTTTTCAGTGGAGGAAGTGGAGAAAAGGATAAGGAAGTTCATGGGAATTGATGATGAGGGCAATATGGGAGCCGATGATGCTGAGGATTTAGGGGAGGTGTTAAAATGAAACCAAAGGACTTTGACATGCCTGATGCAGATGTGGCCTGGTGTCCGGGATGTGGGAACCTGTCCATCCTGCGCAACCTCAAAACAGCCCTAGCTGAACTGAAAATACAACCAGAAAACCTGGTTTTTGTATCAGGTATTGGCCAGGCTGGTAAACTCCCTCACTACATCAAAGGAAATGTGTTCAATGGATTACATGGAAGGTCATTATCTCCAGCAACTGGCATAAAAGCAGTTAATCCTGAGTTAACAGTTATTGATGTTAGTGGTGATGGTTGTATGTATGGGGAGGGGGGAAACCACTTCATGCACACCATACGCCGTAACCCTGATATCACCAACCTGGTGCACAACAACATGGTCTACGGCCTCACCAAGGGACAGGCATCACCTACCAGTCAAAAGGACTTCAACACACCGCTACAGGTGGATGGAGTTTTCCTTGAACCTTTTAACCCACTGGCCGTGGCCATAGCACTAGATGCATCATTCGTAGCCAGAACATTCAGCGGAGACCGTAAACAATCCATTGAAATCTTCAAAGCTGCCATAAAACACAAAGGATATGCTCTGGTGGACATATTCCAACCCTGTGTAACCTTTAACAAGGTAAACACCAGGAGCTGGTTCAGGGAACACACCTACGACCTGGAAGATGACCACGATCCACTGGACCGGAATGAAGCCTTCCGCAGGGCCACTGAAACCGGAGAATATCCACTAGGCATCTTTTACCAGAATCCTGATAAAAGAACATTTGAAGAAAACCTGAGTGTGTACCAGGATAAAAAATCACCATTATTCCAGCGAAAACTCGACATGGATAAAATCAGGTTGCTACTGGACACTAAAAGATGAATGATTAAATATCCTGTTTCAATTAGTTATGAAAACAGATGATATGTTTTATGTAAACAAGTTTGGTAAACCAGTGAATTTAAAAGAGGTGCAAAATGAGGAAGATCAGAATATTATCATGGAACGTCAATGGAATCAGGGCTGCACACAGAAAAGGATTCAAGGACTGGTTAATGAAAGATAAACCAGATATCTTATGCATCCAGGAAACTAAAGCTCATCGGAAACAGTTTCCTAAGGATATCCAGAACCTTGATGAATATCATTTATACCTCTCCGAAGCACAACGCAAGGGATACAGTGGGGTCGCCACTTACACACAATTAAAACCTGAAAAAGTGGAAAACGGCTTTGGAATTCCCAAATTCGATAGTGAAGGCCGTACCTTAATAACTGATTATGGAGATTTTGTACTGTTTAACATTTACTTTCCCAATGGGAAAATGTCTCCAGAGCGCCTTCAATACAAAATGGATTTCTATGACTCCTTCCTGGACTATGCTGATGCATTGAAGGAAGAAGGAAGAAACATTGTGGTCTGTGGGGATGTGAACACTGCTCATAACGAGATAGACCTGGCACGCCCCAAAGAAAATGAGAAAATATCAGGATTTTTGCCAGAAGAACGGGAATGGCTGGATAGATTCCTCAGTCATGGTTACGTGGATACATTCCGTGAACTCAACCCTGGACCTGAAAACTACACATGGTGGAGCTACAGAACACGTGCCAGGGAACGGAACGTTGGCTGGAGACTGGATTACTTCTTTGTGAACCAGGAATTCATGGATAATGTAGAATCTGCCTACATACTTTCTGATGTTATGGGCTCTGACCACTGTCCAGTGGGGATAGACATAAAACTGAAAGACTAACTGGCCACTTTTTGATTGGAAACTGATTGTATTAATAAAAGTAATGCAGGAAGGAAAAATAATAGCTGGAAGGATAAAAATGGATAAATTCGAGGAAAAAATGGATAAATTATCTTCAGAAGGCCTGTCTGATTCAGAGATTGGGAAAAAACTTTTAGATGAAATGGGAGATCTCTGCATCTGTCCAGACTGCCCCATGTACAACCAGTGCGCCCAGGAGAAATACGAAGGACTTTACTGTATACTGGGTAAATCAGAATGCAACCTGGAAGAAGATGACTGTATATGTCCAGATTGTGAAGTAGCAGAAAATTTGGAACTTAAAAATGATCTCTTCTGTCTTAATGGTTCGGAAAAAGAATTGAGAGAGAATTAAATCAGAGATTCTTTCCTATATTTCCTATTTTACTTAATCAACCAATAAAATTCTTTATTTTATTTTCTTTTCTAGTTTTATGGGATTTTTATAGATTTTTATCTTAGAATTACCAACCAATAATCAGTAAGGATTATATTAAATTTAAATTTGAGATTATGGTGTGAGGAAGGAATGGAATATTTGAATTAATAAGAATGAATAGAATGGTTGAATTAATAAAAAGATTATAGAAATATTGTAAATAAAGAATATGAAAGGAATGATAAATCTATCAAAATTCACTTTATCCAAGAAAATTAGAGGGATGCTATGAGTTATCGTGGAAGAGCCAAAGAATTTCTAAAATCACAGAATATTTCCATTGGAGACATTATCTCCGTAAAAAAAGATGACACTGAATACAGGGGCATGCTCCTGGACCGGGCCGAAGATGCTGATGAATTACACATCGTACTGAAGATGGACAGTGGTTACAACGTGGGTATTGCCCTGAATGGATCAGATGTCAAACTCCTTGAAAAGGGTGATAAACCTGAAATAAATCTCCCACCACTGGATATACAGCGGGACCCTGAAAAGATGGATGTATCCATTATATCCACCGGGGGAACAGTGGCATCCATCATTGATTATAAGACCGGGGCAGTTCACCCTGCATTCACCGCCGATGATCTTTTAAGGGCCACTCCTGAACTTTTAGATGAGGCCAACATCAGTGGAAAGGCCATAATGAACATCTTAAGCGAAAACATGAAACCAGAATTTTGGGTTCAGGCTGCCAGGGCAGTGGCTGATGAAATCCATGGGGGTGCTGATGGTGTGGTAGTAGCCCATGGAACGGATACCATGCACTACACTGCAGCTGCTCTAAGTTTCATCCTGGAGACACCAGTTCCCATAATCATCACCGGTGCCCAGAGAAGCTCGGATCGACCATCTTCCGATGCATTCTTAAACCTGATGAGTTCAGTGGCCATGGCCAAGTCAGACGTAGCCGAGGTCACAGTCTGCATGCACGCCACAGAAAATGATAACAAGGCACACATCCACCGGGGAACCAGGGTCCGTAAAATGCACACCAGCCGCAGGGACACCTTCAACAGCATTAACAGCCCTCCACTGGCCAAGGTAAAGGATGGCAAGGTTAAAATTATTGATAAAACATTCAACTACCGTAAAAGGGGAGAGTGCCAGCTGGAAGTCAATGACTCACTGGAGGAAAAGGTGGGCTTTATAAAAAGTTACCCTGGAATAGCTGCCGAACTCCTGGATTACCATATTGATAAGGGGTACAAAGGTATTTTAATGGAAGGTACCGGTCTGGGGCACTGCCCGGATCACCTGATCTCCCCATTACAACGGGCTGCAGATGAAGAGATCCCGGTGGTTATGACTTCGCAGTGTCTTTATGGTCGTACCAACCTCAACGTGTACAGTACCGGTCGTAAACTACTATCTTCTGGTGTTATCTCAGTGGGGGACATGCTGCCAGAGACTGCCTACGTGAAACTGGTATGGGCATTGGGGCAGACTAACAAATTGGAAGAAGTTAAAACGATAATGCAAACTAGTCTGAAGGGAGAAATGGATGAGAAATCATCTTCCAAGTACTTCCTGCGAGATTACGGGGAATAAGATGGAGTCATGGTGATTGAAATGGATAATGAAATAGATTACGAGAAACTGGGCCTTATGATGGGTTTGGAGATACACCAGCAGCTTAACACAACTAAAAAGCTCTTCTGTCCCTGTGAATGCGAACTCACCGATAAAAAACCAGACTACCATGTTCTAAGGTATCTGAGGCCCACCCAGAGTGAACTGGGTAAAATAGATCGGGCTGCCTTTGAAGAGTCACGCCGTGAACTCACCTTCCTCTATGATGCTTATCCTCATCACACTTGCCTGGTGGAGACTGATGATGAGCCACCACATCCATTGAATCAGGAGGCACTGGAGATAGGCCTTATAATTGCAACCCTCCTTAACATGACGGTGGTTGACGAGTTCCACACCATGCGAAAACAGGTAATTGATGGAAGTAACACAGGAGGATTCCAGAGAACAGGTTTACTGGCAATTCAGGGACACATGGACACACCATACGGTAAGGTTGTCATTGAAAATCTCTGTCTGGAGGAAGATGCCGCCCGAAGAATGGGGCAAAGGAAAGGAAAGGTGGAATTCCGCCTGGACCGTCTGGGAATACCTTTACTGGAGATAACCACGGACCCTTCTATGAATCGACCGGAACAGGTGCGGGAAGTGGCCTATCAGATTGGTCAGGTTCTGCGCAGTACCAAGGTAAAACGTGGCCTGGGAACCATACGTCAGGATCTGAATATTTCCATCCGGGAAGGGGCCCGGGTTGAAGTGAAGGGAGTGCAGGATCTGGACTCCATGGAACAACTGGTGAAAAATGAGGTCACACGCCAGCTTAAACTCCTGGAAATCAGGGATGAACTTAAAAAAAGAGATGCACAGGTTGAAGACCAGATATATGATCTAGGGGAAACCTTAAAGGACACAGAATCCAAGATCATTGCCAATGCCCTTAAAAAAGGTGGAAAAGTTTTAGCAATCAAATTAAAAGGTTACACAGGATTAATTGGTAAAGAAGTCCAGCCGGGTAGAAGATTTGGAACTGAACTGGCAGGATATGCCAAAAAAATGGGAGTAGCAGGTATATTCCACACTGATGAACTACCAGCCTACGGAATAACTTCCCATGAAGTAGAACTGATTAACGGGTTCCTGAAAATTGGGGAAAAGGATGCATTTATCCTGGTTGCAGATGAAGGAGATAAGGCCAGAAATGCCCTGGAAGAAGTGCAGAGAAGGGCTAAAATGGCTGCAGATGGTGTTCCCGAAGAAACCAGGAAAGCATTGGATGATGCCAACACCGAGTACCTCCGCCCACTTCCCACAGCCAGCAGGATGTACGTGGAAACTGATATTCCCACCCAGATGGTTTCCCGAGAACTCCTGGAACACGTCCAGGCCAATCTTCCAGAACTTCCCAAAGAAAAAGAGGCCCGTATAATAGGTGAATACAATTTAAGTGAAGATCTAGCACACCAGCTAGTGCGACAGAACAGAACAGAACAGTTTGAAGAAATTGTTGCAGAATGTGGGGTTGAACCGACAACTGTGGCTTCACTACTGGCTTACACTCTCAAAGAACTCAGAAGGGAAGGCCTGGATGTGGAAAATCTCTCGGATAGTCTGAAGGGAACATTCCAGTTACTGAAACAGGGCAAAATATCCAAGGATGCGGTATCAGATGTGCTGGTGGGAGTTTTGAAGGAAAACTGGACTCCTGAAGAGGCTGCTGGAAATTTAAATCTGTTAATGCTTTCAGAAGAAAACGTCAGGGACATAATCGTGGAGATAGTATCTTCCAATGAAAAATTGATTACCGAAAGGAAAATGGGTGCCATGGGGTCCCTGATGGGAATGGCAATGAAAGAACTCAAGGGAAAAGCAGATGGTAAACTGGTGAACAAATTTTTGAAGGAAGAAATACAAAAATATCTATGAAGTAAGTGGAGAGTTTTTATATGGAAGAATACGATCTGATTATCATTGGGGGAGGACCTGCCGGATTAACTGCAGGAATATACGCGGGAAGGCAGGGAATGAATGCAGTAATACTGGAAAGGATGACTGGGGCAGGCTCCGGTTATATGGTTCCAATAATGGAAAACTACCCTGGTTTTGATGTGATATCTGGAAAGGAACTACTGGAGAAGATGAGAAAACAGGTGGAAAAACACATCCCTATTAAAAACATGGAAGAAGTTCGAAAAATCAGTAAAAATGATCCCTCTGGTATTCTAGTAACCACCACTAAAGGAGAATATAATGCAAAGGCTGTGATGATATCCACAGGAAGTCATCACAGAAGACTGAATGTGCCGGGTGAGTTTGAATTCCTTGGTCGTGGAGTTTCGTATTGTGCTACCTGTGATGGACCTTTATTCATGGGTAAGAATGTGGTAGTAGTAGGGGGAGGAAATGCCGCAGTTCAGGAAGCAATTTACTTAAAAGACCTCGGTTGCAATGTAACCATCATACACCGTAGAGACAAGTTAAGGGCTGAAAAATATCTTCAGAATAAATTAAAAGAACACGAAATCCCCGTAATCTGGGATTCGGCAGTGAAAGAGATAAAAGGTGAACAGGCAGTTAATAGTGTATCTCTCCTCAACCTCAAAAGCCAGGAGGAGAATGATTTACCCATACATGGGGTATTCATTGCAGTGGGAGATGAGCCCCTTAATCAAGTAGCCCTAACTGCAGGTGTGGAACTTGACAAAGGAGGTTACATAGTAACTGATAAGTACCAGAGAACCAACATCCCTGGAATTTACGCTGCTGGAGATATAACAGGTGGAATCAAACAATGGGTTGTGGCCTGTGCTGAAGGAGCGGTGGCAGCATTAATTGCCTTTGTAGAGGTAATGGAAGAATCTGAAGATAAATAAAACTTTCTGATGATTAATATCCAAAATTAAATTATTTTAGCTATTTTACAGGATAACATGAAAAAAAAGATAAAATTCGGCCCAGCTGGCAATCCAATAGGGTTCAATGGTCAAACAGTCAATGTTTGTGACTATATCAGTGATATTGGTTTAGAAGCCTATGAATATCAGGCCACCTATGGAGTGAAAATTCAAAAACAATCTGGTCTTAAACTGGGTGAAAATGCCAGGTCTAACAATGTAATGATTTCAATGCATGGACCTTACTACATTAACTTATCTGCACAGAAGGATGATGTATTAGAGAGATCCATTGAACGCCTGGTCCAATCTGCCAGGGCTGCAGAATGGATGGGAGCCTATCGTATTGTTTTCCATCCCGGATTTTACACAAAATACACACCAGAACAGGCGTTGGATAGATGTAAAGGAGCAATCAATGAGCTTTTGGAAAAATTGGATTCTCTGGGAATAAAAAAATTCACCTTCGCACCGGAAACCACTGGAAAAAGATCACAACTGGGTAACCTGGATGCTATCATTGACATATGCCAGTCCTTTGACCATTTCTCCCCTACAATAGATTTTGCCCACCTTCACGCCAGGGGAAGGGGTTGCATAAAAGGAGCAGATGATTACCATAATATACTGACCAGATTAGAAGAAGGATTGGATGGAATCGGCAAAGGTAAGGAAGCACTTCACTGCCACTTCACCCGGATCGAGTACACTGATGCCGGTGAAAGAAAACACCACGTTCTAATGGAAGAAGAATACGGCCCACCTCTGGAACCTCTACTTCAGGAACTGGTTGATTGCGGTTGGGATGCCACTATTATCTGTGAAACCCCGCTACTGGAGCAGGATGCACTGGTGATGAAAAAGACTTATAAAAACATTTTAGATGGTTAAATATTTTTATTTTATTCCTTGTTGGGACTTTTAGCCAGGATTTAGCTATAATATCCCTAAATTTCTATTTTAGAAGAAGAGTCTTTTGTCAGTAAATAAACAATTTTCATGGTAATTAAGGATAAATGATTAACAGTTATATGCTGATTAAGCAATAATACTATCAAAGATTGATATTGGTGGTTGAATGGAAGAGCAGTTCTTGGTTAAAAGTTTAATGAAAGATGATTCTGCTGAAGAAGATCATTTACTACTGTTAGTTAATAATTTAATTGAAGAATACATTTTAACCAAAATTATCAATGAATTTACTGATGAAGATGTGGATTATTTAAAGGTAAAAGATCGCCAATTGAGATGGTTAGCTGCTAAAGCAAGATTTCGGGCGGTTAAGATAAAATAGTATTCATGAACTTTTTTTTATTTGTGTGTGGGGTTAGTTTTTTACTCTTTTTAGTCAATATGCAGCTATTCAATTACAAAACGACAGTGTTTATCTCCTAGAGCGTAACATTTGGTTTCTTTAACTCTGGTTTTTTCATTATTGTACCGGCTGAATAATGATTCAAGAATTCCGCTGTCAAAGGCACAGGCAGGCCTACCCAAATAAGGCAGTCCACTGCATTCAAAACAGTCTTGGACACTTATGGTTAAGGGTTTGAGGGTTTTAACTTCTACAGTTCCCAGGCTGTGTGTCTGCCAAAAATTGGCAATGTTTCCCAGGAAGGTATCCCTATCTGGATCTTTAACTTTTTCATAAAGGGCTTCTCCCACCTTTAAACCTGCTTCGTGAAGTATGGGGTCTATATCCACTCCCTGGGTGAGCAGTGAAATCCGGATGGTGTGAAATATCAGACGGAAGAACTCAAAGGGATCATTTTCACTTGAAATGTACCTCTGGATGTAGGCAGAAATATCCTCCTGAAGTTGTTCTCGTTGCAATTTGCCGATGTATTCCGATTGGATGAAAAATATCTTTTTCCTAGCATCTTTAGGATCCACACGGGAGCTGATTATACCTTCTCTAGACATGGATTTGAGATGACTGGATACAGTTGATTTGGCACGTCCCGAGAACTTTACTATCTCATCAAAGCTTAGATCACCCTCACGGAGCATGGATAAAATCTTCACCCTGACTGGGCTTTTAACTGCCTTTACACCTTCGGGGGTAGCGAAAAGTTCGATCTGGATATTTTCAGATCCATAAACGTGATCATTCTCGTTCATGCCATTGTTAATATCTCTTGTGTCCTGATTTATGTTATTT contains:
- a CDS encoding 2-oxoacid:acceptor oxidoreductase, alpha subunit (PFAM: domain; Pyruvate ferredoxin/flavodoxin oxidoreductase~TIGRFAM: 2-oxoacid:acceptor oxidoreductase, alpha subunit) is translated as MVLRGEIMPVFLKEEDISLVLCGEAGQGIQTVEAILAQAVKQSGYNIFSTKEYMSRVRGGQNSTEIRVSSHRVASYVDRIDILLALSSGAVNHLKDRISSDTLIIGDPEHLKSVKDNKIFDSVSGPNFIEIPLMETAQEMGGPIFANVIAAGVLSCLLNIPQEIFDGLISDMFTRKGQEILQKDLKAGEAGYNIGKSLMESETEESKTDAIHLSLQGESSVRDELLINGIDAVGFGCLAGECRFMSSYPMTPSTPLQNFLAGNAHEFELIYEQAEDEIAAINMALGASYAGARSIVATSGSGFALMEEGVGLAGMIETPIVIYLGQRPGPAVGLPTRTSQEDLNLALYSGPGEFPRIIFAPGKLEDAFTLTHHAFNMAEKYQIPVFILSDQYFADCYYNITSLPLEEVETENYLVKTTPEYKRYLITHDGVTPRGIPGYGDGLVIADSDEHDEEGHITEDLKIRTQMVDKRLQKMEQITKDAVAPELVGGDDYHSLIIGWGSTYWPIREALENISRNHPDEKIGFLHFKQVYPFHKSVEGYLEKADDVIILENNAQGQLANLIKLETGFEIQEKFLKYDGMPFSVEEVEKRIRKFMGIDDEGNMGADDAEDLGEVLK
- a CDS encoding 2-oxoacid:acceptor oxidoreductase, beta subunit, pyruvate/2-ketoisovalerate family (PFAM: Pyruvate ferredoxin oxidoreductase beta subunit C terminal; Thiamine pyrophosphate enzyme, C-terminal TPP binding domain~TIGRFAM: 2-oxoacid:acceptor oxidoreductase, beta subunit, pyruvate/2-ketoisovalerate family) — encoded protein: MKPKDFDMPDADVAWCPGCGNLSILRNLKTALAELKIQPENLVFVSGIGQAGKLPHYIKGNVFNGLHGRSLSPATGIKAVNPELTVIDVSGDGCMYGEGGNHFMHTIRRNPDITNLVHNNMVYGLTKGQASPTSQKDFNTPLQVDGVFLEPFNPLAVAIALDASFVARTFSGDRKQSIEIFKAAIKHKGYALVDIFQPCVTFNKVNTRSWFREHTYDLEDDHDPLDRNEAFRRATETGEYPLGIFYQNPDKRTFEENLSVYQDKKSPLFQRKLDMDKIRLLLDTKR
- a CDS encoding exodeoxyribonuclease III (PFAM: Endonuclease/Exonuclease/phosphatase family~TIGRFAM: exodeoxyribonuclease III; exodeoxyribonuclease III (xth)); protein product: MRKIRILSWNVNGIRAAHRKGFKDWLMKDKPDILCIQETKAHRKQFPKDIQNLDEYHLYLSEAQRKGYSGVATYTQLKPEKVENGFGIPKFDSEGRTLITDYGDFVLFNIYFPNGKMSPERLQYKMDFYDSFLDYADALKEEGRNIVVCGDVNTAHNEIDLARPKENEKISGFLPEEREWLDRFLSHGYVDTFRELNPGPENYTWWSYRTRARERNVGWRLDYFFVNQEFMDNVESAYILSDVMGSDHCPVGIDIKLKD
- a CDS encoding Protein of unknown function (DUF2769) (PFAM: Protein of unknown function (DUF2769)), encoding MDKFEEKMDKLSSEGLSDSEIGKKLLDEMGDLCICPDCPMYNQCAQEKYEGLYCILGKSECNLEEDDCICPDCEVAENLELKNDLFCLNGSEKELREN
- a CDS encoding glutamyl-tRNA(Gln) amidotransferase, subunit D (PFAM: Asparaginase~TIGRFAM: glutamyl-tRNA(Gln) amidotransferase, subunit D; L-asparaginases, type I), producing MSYRGRAKEFLKSQNISIGDIISVKKDDTEYRGMLLDRAEDADELHIVLKMDSGYNVGIALNGSDVKLLEKGDKPEINLPPLDIQRDPEKMDVSIISTGGTVASIIDYKTGAVHPAFTADDLLRATPELLDEANISGKAIMNILSENMKPEFWVQAARAVADEIHGGADGVVVAHGTDTMHYTAAALSFILETPVPIIITGAQRSSDRPSSDAFLNLMSSVAMAKSDVAEVTVCMHATENDNKAHIHRGTRVRKMHTSRRDTFNSINSPPLAKVKDGKVKIIDKTFNYRKRGECQLEVNDSLEEKVGFIKSYPGIAAELLDYHIDKGYKGILMEGTGLGHCPDHLISPLQRAADEEIPVVMTSQCLYGRTNLNVYSTGRKLLSSGVISVGDMLPETAYVKLVWALGQTNKLEEVKTIMQTSLKGEMDEKSSSKYFLRDYGE
- a CDS encoding glutamyl-tRNA(Gln) amidotransferase, subunit E (PFAM: GAD domain; GatB/GatE catalytic domain; GatB domain~TIGRFAM: glutamyl-tRNA(Gln) amidotransferase, subunit E), giving the protein MIEMDNEIDYEKLGLMMGLEIHQQLNTTKKLFCPCECELTDKKPDYHVLRYLRPTQSELGKIDRAAFEESRRELTFLYDAYPHHTCLVETDDEPPHPLNQEALEIGLIIATLLNMTVVDEFHTMRKQVIDGSNTGGFQRTGLLAIQGHMDTPYGKVVIENLCLEEDAARRMGQRKGKVEFRLDRLGIPLLEITTDPSMNRPEQVREVAYQIGQVLRSTKVKRGLGTIRQDLNISIREGARVEVKGVQDLDSMEQLVKNEVTRQLKLLEIRDELKKRDAQVEDQIYDLGETLKDTESKIIANALKKGGKVLAIKLKGYTGLIGKEVQPGRRFGTELAGYAKKMGVAGIFHTDELPAYGITSHEVELINGFLKIGEKDAFILVADEGDKARNALEEVQRRAKMAADGVPEETRKALDDANTEYLRPLPTASRMYVETDIPTQMVSRELLEHVQANLPELPKEKEARIIGEYNLSEDLAHQLVRQNRTEQFEEIVAECGVEPTTVASLLAYTLKELRREGLDVENLSDSLKGTFQLLKQGKISKDAVSDVLVGVLKENWTPEEAAGNLNLLMLSEENVRDIIVEIVSSNEKLITERKMGAMGSLMGMAMKELKGKADGKLVNKFLKEEIQKYL
- a CDS encoding thioredoxin-disulfide reductase (PFAM: Pyridine nucleotide-disulphide oxidoreductase~TIGRFAM: thioredoxin-disulfide reductase) — protein: MEEYDLIIIGGGPAGLTAGIYAGRQGMNAVILERMTGAGSGYMVPIMENYPGFDVISGKELLEKMRKQVEKHIPIKNMEEVRKISKNDPSGILVTTTKGEYNAKAVMISTGSHHRRLNVPGEFEFLGRGVSYCATCDGPLFMGKNVVVVGGGNAAVQEAIYLKDLGCNVTIIHRRDKLRAEKYLQNKLKEHEIPVIWDSAVKEIKGEQAVNSVSLLNLKSQEENDLPIHGVFIAVGDEPLNQVALTAGVELDKGGYIVTDKYQRTNIPGIYAAGDITGGIKQWVVACAEGAVAALIAFVEVMEESEDK
- a CDS encoding endonuclease IV (PFAM: Xylose isomerase-like TIM barrel), translated to MKKKIKFGPAGNPIGFNGQTVNVCDYISDIGLEAYEYQATYGVKIQKQSGLKLGENARSNNVMISMHGPYYINLSAQKDDVLERSIERLVQSARAAEWMGAYRIVFHPGFYTKYTPEQALDRCKGAINELLEKLDSLGIKKFTFAPETTGKRSQLGNLDAIIDICQSFDHFSPTIDFAHLHARGRGCIKGADDYHNILTRLEEGLDGIGKGKEALHCHFTRIEYTDAGERKHHVLMEEEYGPPLEPLLQELVDCGWDATIICETPLLEQDALVMKKTYKNILDG
- a CDS encoding putative hydrocarbon binding protein (contains V4R domain) (PFAM: Bacterial regulatory protein, arsR family; V4R domain), producing MVKNNINQDTRDINNGMNENDHVYGSENIQIELFATPEGVKAVKSPVRVKILSMLREGDLSFDEIVKFSGRAKSTVSSHLKSMSREGIISSRVDPKDARKKIFFIQSEYIGKLQREQLQEDISAYIQRYISSENDPFEFFRLIFHTIRISLLTQGVDIDPILHEAGLKVGEALYEKVKDPDRDTFLGNIANFWQTHSLGTVEVKTLKPLTISVQDCFECSGLPYLGRPACAFDSGILESLFSRYNNEKTRVKETKCYALGDKHCRFVIE